One window from the genome of Phycisphaerales bacterium encodes:
- a CDS encoding DUF1844 domain-containing protein, translated as MADQENEPKLIIDSDWKSQAEAERQKLSEQEQQHAQQSAERELPPADVLGIVQILATQALLYMGAFPDPQTGRAMVAMDLAKFHVDLLSTLEEKTKGNLTEEEAETVKQTAHELRLQFVEVNKAVDKAIAEGRAKQVDIGQGGQAGQPGGPGMPAP; from the coding sequence GTGGCCGACCAGGAAAACGAGCCCAAGCTGATCATCGACTCCGATTGGAAGAGCCAGGCCGAAGCCGAGCGCCAGAAGCTCTCCGAGCAGGAGCAGCAACATGCCCAGCAATCGGCCGAGCGCGAGCTTCCGCCGGCCGACGTCCTCGGCATCGTCCAGATCCTCGCGACGCAGGCGCTGCTCTACATGGGGGCGTTCCCCGATCCGCAGACCGGGCGCGCTATGGTCGCGATGGACCTGGCCAAGTTCCACGTCGACCTGCTGAGCACCCTCGAGGAAAAGACCAAGGGCAACCTCACCGAGGAAGAAGCCGAGACCGTCAAGCAGACGGCCCACGAGCTCCGGCTCCAGTTCGTCGAGGTCAACAAGGCCGTCGACAAGGCCATCGCCGAGGGTCGGGCCAAGCAGGTCGACATCGGCCAGGGAGGCCAGGCCGGACAGCCTGGCGGGCCGGGCATGCCGGCGCCCTGA
- the nadC gene encoding carboxylating nicotinate-nucleotide diphosphorylase, whose product MTENATTPSAADRYKQMVSPGLVRRLLEISRDEDLGPDHQDPTAVVMVEPSERSEAWVVAREPGIICGLEAVGDVLDVLAPTTLFRELVRDGDSIEPGQRLGALLGPRREILAAERTLLNLLSRLSGVATHTSRYVAAKGDSGAHIVDTRKTTPGLRQLEKYAVRCGGGHSHRMGLYDAVLIKDNHLVGLTPEQAAKKVASAAADARQKFEIAFVEVEVDTLEQLAAMLQLDEGVLDIILLDNMDPGQISKAVEMRNEFGAQPLLEASGGVELASLAEIAQTGVDRIAVGALTHHAVWLDIGLDAGAPA is encoded by the coding sequence GTGACCGAGAATGCCACAACCCCTTCCGCAGCCGATCGATACAAGCAAATGGTCTCCCCGGGCCTGGTCCGCCGCCTGCTGGAGATCAGCCGCGACGAAGACCTGGGCCCCGACCACCAGGACCCGACCGCCGTGGTCATGGTCGAGCCTTCCGAGCGGTCCGAGGCCTGGGTCGTCGCTCGCGAGCCCGGGATCATCTGTGGCCTCGAAGCCGTCGGCGACGTTCTGGACGTATTGGCGCCAACGACGCTCTTTCGCGAGCTGGTGAGAGACGGAGACTCCATCGAGCCGGGCCAGCGGCTGGGCGCGCTGCTCGGTCCTCGGCGAGAGATCCTGGCCGCCGAACGCACGCTCCTGAATCTCCTGAGTCGTCTCAGCGGCGTTGCGACGCACACGTCCAGGTACGTCGCGGCGAAGGGCGACTCAGGGGCACACATCGTCGATACCCGCAAGACGACGCCCGGCCTGCGACAGCTCGAGAAGTACGCCGTCCGGTGTGGCGGCGGCCACAGCCACCGCATGGGGCTGTACGACGCCGTGCTCATCAAGGACAACCACTTGGTTGGCCTGACGCCAGAACAGGCAGCCAAGAAGGTCGCGAGCGCAGCGGCCGATGCACGCCAGAAATTCGAGATCGCATTCGTCGAGGTCGAGGTCGACACGCTGGAACAGCTCGCCGCGATGCTGCAGCTCGACGAAGGCGTTCTCGACATCATCTTGCTCGACAACATGGATCCCGGCCAGATCTCCAAGGCCGTCGAGATGCGCAACGAGTTCGGGGCGCAGCCGCTGCTCGAGGCCTCGGGCGGCGTCGAGCTGGCAAGCCTGGCGGAGATCGCGCAAACGGGCGTCGACCGCATCGCGGTCGGCGCGCTGACCCATCACGCCGTTTGGCTCGACATCGGGCTCGACGCCGGAGCACCAGCATGA
- a CDS encoding enoyl-ACP reductase yields MGLLDGKVALVVGIANERSYAWHIAKALIDHGATCAFTCLPGEKNQRRTERAVKALPGEGGADPLIVPMDAGSDDDIDNAIKAFEARFNAMHVLVHSIAFADREYLAHGKFAETPREAFLSAVDISAYTLLGLSRRCRSLLAKEGGSVMAMSYYGAEKVVPGYNVMGVAKATLEATARYLAGDLGVDGIRVNTISGGYLRTLASSAVGGVDKISEQNLERAPLRRNVEGGDVGNTAVYLASNLSAGVTGENIYVDCGANIVGV; encoded by the coding sequence ATGGGTTTGTTGGACGGCAAGGTGGCCCTGGTCGTGGGCATCGCGAACGAGCGCTCGTACGCCTGGCACATCGCCAAGGCCCTGATCGACCACGGTGCGACGTGCGCCTTCACCTGTCTGCCCGGAGAGAAGAACCAGCGCCGTACCGAGCGTGCCGTGAAGGCCCTGCCGGGCGAGGGCGGCGCCGACCCGCTGATCGTGCCCATGGACGCAGGCAGCGACGATGACATCGACAACGCAATCAAGGCCTTCGAAGCACGCTTCAACGCCATGCACGTGCTCGTACACTCGATCGCGTTCGCCGACCGCGAGTACCTGGCCCACGGCAAGTTCGCCGAGACGCCCCGTGAGGCGTTCTTGAGCGCCGTGGACATCTCCGCGTACACGCTCCTTGGCCTGAGCCGACGCTGTCGCTCGCTGCTGGCCAAGGAGGGTGGCTCGGTGATGGCGATGAGCTACTACGGGGCCGAGAAGGTCGTGCCGGGCTACAACGTCATGGGCGTTGCCAAGGCGACGCTCGAAGCCACGGCCCGCTATCTCGCCGGCGATCTGGGCGTCGATGGCATCCGCGTCAACACGATCTCTGGCGGCTACCTGCGCACGCTGGCGTCGAGCGCCGTGGGCGGCGTTGACAAGATCAGCGAGCAGAACCTCGAGCGAGCGCCGCTCCGTCGGAACGTCGAAGGCGGCGACGTTGGCAACACGGCCGTCTACCTGGCTAGCAACCTCAGCGCGGGCGTGACCGGTGAGAACATTTACGTCGATTGTGGGGCCAACATCGTCGGCGTGTAG
- a CDS encoding cation-translocating P-type ATPase gives MTTAGDTLENENAVVRLRVDGMSCAGCVASVERSLKKAPGVRNAMVSLAGGSALVEGESLDAEALAGSVRDAGFDAALANSGDAAADLAQRLGSDDARQADAWRWRVVLGVVLWLPLELAHWFGHGLGLHMTTGTGLVVALVVGTIAQVFIGSAFYRSAIAAARRKTTNMDTLVSLGSASAYTLSLFHAILIFTGGGEHPTYFIEATGLLTLISLGHWLERRARRGTTKALRELAAMQPTQAVVLASEDDATGAVVPTRDVLPGDLVLVRAGDRCPVDGELLGPASLDESAVTGESVPVDKQAGELVMAGSVAVGTPAIVRATTDGASGTLGRMVALVADALASKADVQRLADRVSAVFVPLAIAIASVSFVAWLLVPGGGLSKAVVTAATVLVISCPCALGLATPLAVMVGTGAAGRRGILVRSASALERAAVAKIALLDKTGTITSGEPVVREETGNELIRVAAALACRSSHPLSRAIVRAADARDLGYEPADDATERAGEGMAGSIDGTKAKLVSVDVARREGHALDDPTLDEGPASVVLLDGRVLGVVRFREELRTGAERFVRELNALGIEPRVLTGDRPAPARRLADRIGLDQGRVQAGLSPSDKVDRVRTAASGATVMMVGDGINDAPAMAAATSAGGIGVAIDAGSNVALEAADAIIPGDRPLAVVDLVRIGRATRRGIRQNLFLAFVYNAAAIPAAAFGLLGEHGPVVAAGAMAVSDLLVIGNAIRIRIVIDKQTAG, from the coding sequence ATGACCACGGCCGGCGATACCCTTGAAAACGAGAACGCAGTCGTTCGCCTGCGCGTCGACGGCATGAGCTGCGCCGGCTGCGTCGCCAGCGTCGAGCGGTCGCTCAAGAAGGCGCCCGGCGTGCGCAACGCGATGGTCAGCCTGGCCGGCGGTTCGGCTCTCGTCGAGGGTGAGTCGCTCGACGCCGAGGCGCTCGCCGGCAGCGTGCGCGACGCCGGGTTCGACGCGGCGTTGGCGAACTCGGGCGATGCTGCGGCCGACCTGGCCCAGCGGCTGGGGAGCGACGACGCCAGGCAAGCCGACGCATGGCGGTGGCGCGTGGTGCTCGGCGTCGTGCTCTGGCTGCCCCTGGAGCTCGCGCACTGGTTCGGCCACGGCCTGGGCCTGCACATGACGACCGGCACGGGGCTGGTCGTCGCGCTGGTGGTCGGCACGATCGCGCAGGTGTTCATCGGGTCGGCCTTCTACCGCTCGGCGATCGCCGCGGCCCGGCGCAAGACGACCAACATGGACACGCTCGTGTCGCTCGGCAGCGCGTCGGCGTACACCCTCTCGCTCTTCCACGCGATCCTGATCTTCACCGGCGGCGGCGAGCACCCGACCTACTTCATCGAGGCGACCGGCCTGCTCACGCTCATCTCGCTGGGTCATTGGCTCGAGCGGCGGGCCCGCCGCGGAACCACCAAGGCCCTCCGCGAGCTGGCGGCCATGCAACCGACGCAGGCCGTCGTGCTCGCGAGCGAGGACGACGCGACGGGCGCGGTGGTACCCACGCGCGACGTGCTGCCGGGCGACCTGGTGCTCGTGCGCGCGGGCGACCGCTGCCCGGTCGACGGCGAGCTGCTCGGACCGGCCTCGCTCGACGAGTCGGCCGTCACGGGCGAGTCGGTGCCGGTGGACAAGCAGGCCGGAGAGCTGGTCATGGCCGGCTCGGTTGCCGTCGGGACGCCCGCGATCGTGCGCGCGACGACGGATGGCGCGAGCGGGACGCTGGGTCGGATGGTCGCGCTCGTGGCCGATGCGCTGGCGAGCAAGGCCGACGTGCAGCGGCTGGCCGACCGCGTCTCGGCGGTGTTCGTGCCGCTCGCCATCGCCATCGCCTCCGTGAGCTTCGTCGCGTGGCTGCTCGTGCCGGGCGGGGGACTCAGCAAGGCCGTAGTGACTGCGGCGACGGTGCTCGTGATCTCGTGCCCGTGTGCCCTGGGCCTGGCGACGCCGCTAGCCGTCATGGTCGGCACGGGGGCTGCGGGGCGGCGCGGCATCCTCGTGCGATCGGCCAGTGCGCTCGAGCGGGCGGCTGTCGCGAAGATCGCGTTGCTCGACAAGACAGGGACGATCACCAGTGGGGAGCCCGTGGTGCGCGAAGAGACCGGCAACGAGTTGATTCGCGTCGCGGCGGCGCTGGCCTGTCGCTCGAGTCATCCGCTGTCCCGAGCCATCGTGCGGGCGGCGGATGCCCGTGATCTTGGATACGAGCCGGCCGACGACGCGACGGAGCGCGCGGGCGAGGGCATGGCCGGCAGCATCGATGGCACGAAAGCCAAGCTCGTGTCCGTCGACGTGGCGCGTCGTGAGGGGCACGCGCTCGATGATCCGACGCTCGACGAAGGACCGGCGTCCGTCGTGCTCCTCGACGGCCGCGTGCTGGGCGTCGTTCGCTTCCGCGAAGAACTGCGCACGGGGGCCGAGCGGTTCGTCCGAGAGCTGAACGCGCTGGGCATCGAGCCGCGCGTGCTCACCGGCGATCGGCCCGCGCCTGCACGCAGGCTGGCCGACCGCATCGGGCTCGATCAGGGTCGCGTGCAGGCGGGGCTGTCGCCCAGCGACAAGGTCGATCGCGTGCGAACCGCCGCGAGCGGCGCGACGGTGATGATGGTTGGCGACGGCATCAACGACGCTCCGGCAATGGCGGCCGCGACCTCGGCCGGCGGCATCGGCGTGGCGATCGATGCCGGCAGCAACGTCGCGCTCGAGGCGGCCGACGCGATCATTCCCGGCGATCGCCCGCTGGCGGTGGTCGACCTCGTGCGCATCGGCCGCGCGACGCGACGCGGCATCCGCCAGAACCTCTTCCTCGCGTTCGTCTACAACGCGGCGGCCATTCCCGCCGCCGCGTTCGGCCTGCTGGGAGAGCACGGCCCGGTCGTGGCCGCGGGCGCGATGGCTGTGAGCGACCTATTGGTCATCGGAAACGCCATCCGCATCAGGATCGTGATCGACAAGCAGACGGCGGGCTAG
- a CDS encoding YraN family protein: MRVGRRDKLGPKGERAAARHLRRRGFRVLGRNLETRYGEADLLCEAPDGCVVVVEVKARRFRVNAPPPEASVTLVKRQRLARILEHLVRANGWEGRPRRIDVVAVEFVPRRLLGPRAEVRHIENAVLRGGAAR, from the coding sequence GTGCGTGTGGGGCGACGCGATAAGCTGGGGCCGAAGGGCGAGCGAGCGGCCGCGCGTCACCTGCGCCGGCGGGGCTTTCGCGTCTTGGGCCGGAACCTAGAGACTCGATACGGCGAAGCCGACCTGCTGTGCGAAGCGCCCGACGGCTGCGTTGTCGTGGTCGAGGTGAAGGCCCGCCGTTTCCGCGTGAACGCGCCACCGCCCGAGGCGTCGGTCACCTTGGTCAAGCGGCAGCGGCTCGCTCGCATCCTGGAGCACCTCGTGCGTGCCAACGGCTGGGAGGGCCGGCCGCGGCGGATCGACGTCGTCGCGGTGGAGTTCGTGCCGCGGCGGTTGCTGGGTCCGCGCGCGGAAGTGCGGCACATCGAGAACGCGGTGCTCCGCGGCGGCGCGGCCCGCTAG
- the sdhA gene encoding succinate dehydrogenase flavoprotein subunit, translated as MQQQQRVIVVGGGLAGLAATVRIAEAGIPVDLFSMVPVKRSHSVCAQGGINACNEIARQQGYSEYQHFDETIYGGDYLADQGPVLEMANFAPKVIDLLDRMGVPFNRTNEGQRDLRLFGGSLFKRTHFAGATTGQQLLYALDEQTRRHEAAGLVKKYEFWEFLWPVIEGEVDGLDGDGRCVGIVAQDMRTMQIRSFRGAATIMATGGCGLVFGKSTNSIICTGGAASRCYQAGAWYGNGEMIQVHPTAIPGADKCRLMSESARGEGGRVWVPKKKGDDRKPTDIPESERWYFLEERYPKYGNLVPRDIATREIFDVCVNDGMGIGGQNQVYLDLTHKDPDYLTNKLGGIMEIYEKFAGDDPRFTPMRIFPAVHYSMGGMWTQFTPGTYEPQAPHGEHKPGMVAPIDTKPGRGMMLGAPNNMMTNVEGLYAFGEVNFAYHGATRLGANALLSCIFDGLYCGQGVANFVKEGTPNERPIDAVDQGIFDRAVDQEQAKVDRLLDTVEGAEGDDDTNPYLIGKEMGEVMEASCTVVKTAERLGKTLDTLASLRERFSRARLPDAAAWTNQSLSYSRAVGDMLVMAEMIAKCSLLREESRGSHYRTDFPDRDDERFLKTTVAQFDTSVRGADQHRVTYRDVHTLLVQPRARTYGKVDNDSPAKNGPSTADDPKANPRVANPDAEPDINGKKPAATSGA; from the coding sequence GTGCAGCAGCAGCAACGCGTTATCGTCGTCGGTGGGGGACTGGCCGGCTTGGCCGCGACCGTGCGGATCGCCGAGGCTGGCATCCCGGTCGACTTGTTCAGCATGGTGCCCGTGAAGCGCAGCCACAGCGTGTGCGCCCAGGGCGGCATCAACGCCTGCAACGAGATCGCTCGCCAGCAGGGCTACAGCGAGTACCAGCACTTCGACGAGACCATCTACGGCGGCGATTATCTGGCCGACCAGGGCCCCGTGCTCGAGATGGCCAACTTCGCGCCCAAGGTCATCGACCTGCTCGACCGCATGGGCGTTCCCTTCAACCGCACCAACGAGGGCCAGCGCGACCTGCGCCTGTTCGGCGGCTCGCTCTTCAAGCGCACGCACTTTGCCGGCGCGACGACGGGCCAGCAACTGCTCTACGCCCTCGACGAACAAACGCGGCGCCACGAGGCCGCGGGCCTGGTCAAGAAGTATGAGTTCTGGGAGTTCCTCTGGCCCGTGATCGAGGGCGAGGTCGACGGCCTCGACGGCGACGGTCGCTGCGTGGGCATCGTGGCCCAGGACATGCGCACCATGCAGATCCGCTCGTTCCGCGGCGCGGCCACCATCATGGCCACCGGCGGCTGCGGACTGGTGTTCGGCAAGAGCACCAACAGCATCATCTGCACCGGTGGCGCCGCCAGCCGCTGCTATCAGGCGGGTGCGTGGTACGGCAACGGCGAGATGATCCAGGTCCACCCGACCGCGATCCCCGGGGCCGACAAGTGCCGCTTGATGAGCGAGAGCGCCCGCGGCGAGGGCGGCCGCGTGTGGGTACCGAAGAAGAAGGGCGACGATCGCAAGCCCACCGACATCCCCGAGAGCGAGCGGTGGTACTTCCTCGAAGAGCGGTACCCCAAGTACGGCAACCTCGTCCCGCGCGACATCGCCACGCGCGAGATCTTCGACGTGTGCGTCAACGACGGCATGGGCATCGGCGGCCAGAACCAGGTCTATCTCGACCTGACCCACAAGGACCCCGACTACCTGACCAACAAGCTCGGCGGCATCATGGAGATCTACGAGAAGTTCGCCGGCGACGACCCGCGCTTCACGCCCATGCGCATCTTCCCGGCCGTCCACTACTCCATGGGCGGCATGTGGACCCAGTTCACCCCCGGTACGTACGAGCCGCAAGCGCCCCACGGCGAGCACAAGCCGGGCATGGTCGCGCCCATCGACACCAAGCCCGGCCGGGGCATGATGCTGGGCGCGCCCAACAACATGATGACCAACGTCGAGGGCCTCTACGCCTTCGGCGAAGTCAACTTCGCGTACCACGGCGCGACGCGCCTTGGTGCCAACGCGCTGCTGAGCTGCATCTTCGACGGGCTTTACTGCGGCCAGGGCGTGGCGAACTTCGTGAAGGAAGGCACGCCGAACGAGCGTCCCATCGACGCCGTCGACCAGGGCATCTTCGATCGCGCGGTCGATCAGGAACAGGCAAAGGTCGATCGGCTGCTCGACACCGTCGAGGGGGCCGAGGGCGACGATGACACGAACCCCTACCTCATCGGCAAGGAGATGGGCGAAGTGATGGAGGCCTCGTGCACGGTCGTGAAGACCGCCGAGCGATTGGGCAAGACGCTCGACACGCTCGCATCGCTGCGCGAGCGGTTCAGCCGGGCTCGCCTGCCCGACGCCGCCGCGTGGACGAACCAGTCCCTGAGCTACAGCCGTGCGGTGGGCGACATGCTCGTGATGGCCGAGATGATCGCCAAGTGCAGCCTGCTCCGCGAGGAGAGCCGCGGCTCGCACTACCGGACCGACTTCCCCGATCGCGATGACGAGCGATTCCTCAAGACTACCGTCGCCCAGTTCGACACGAGCGTGCGCGGGGCCGACCAGCACCGCGTGACCTATCGCGACGTGCACACGCTGCTCGTCCAGCCCCGGGCCCGCACCTACGGAAAGGTCGACAACGACTCTCCTGCGAAGAACGGCCCGTCGACCGCCGATGATCCCAAGGCCAACCCGCGCGTTGCGAATCCCGACGCCGAACCGGACATCAACGGCAAGAAGCCGGCGGCAACCAGTGGCGCCTGA
- a CDS encoding peroxiredoxin-like family protein — protein sequence MKTPKTPSVVLAALALSGAAVLLSACEPTGDAAEVTDSTAAGGTEEAMPSDLSAQQAGSLKTELDARAAGFAERAPEATQTLYADGIQAVVDAGVVENAKNVGDEAPGFTLQNQSGESVSLSALLEQGPVVLIWYRGGWCPYCNLTLAAYQQRLGEIRDLGATLVALTPELPDKSLSTAQKGELEFQVLSDVGNDVAREYGVVFELTEGVKANYEQAFGMSDYNGDDSGELPLAATYVIDRDGQIRWAFLDADYRNRAEPADVIAALESLPDAADGG from the coding sequence ATGAAGACACCCAAGACACCGTCTGTCGTGCTGGCCGCGCTCGCCCTGAGCGGGGCCGCTGTTCTTCTGAGTGCATGCGAGCCCACGGGCGATGCCGCCGAGGTGACAGACTCCACGGCTGCCGGTGGAACGGAGGAAGCCATGCCGTCCGACTTGAGCGCCCAGCAGGCCGGTTCGCTCAAGACCGAGCTCGACGCCCGCGCCGCCGGATTCGCCGAGCGTGCACCCGAGGCCACCCAGACGCTCTACGCCGACGGCATCCAGGCCGTCGTCGATGCGGGCGTCGTTGAGAATGCCAAGAACGTGGGCGACGAAGCTCCCGGATTCACGCTGCAGAACCAGAGCGGCGAATCGGTCTCGCTCTCGGCATTGCTCGAGCAAGGACCGGTGGTGCTCATCTGGTACCGCGGCGGGTGGTGCCCGTATTGCAACCTGACGCTGGCGGCCTACCAGCAGCGGCTCGGCGAGATCCGGGACCTCGGCGCGACGCTGGTGGCGCTCACGCCCGAGCTGCCCGATAAGTCGCTGTCGACGGCGCAGAAGGGCGAGCTCGAATTCCAGGTGCTGAGCGACGTCGGCAACGACGTAGCGCGCGAGTACGGCGTCGTGTTCGAGCTGACCGAGGGCGTGAAGGCCAACTACGAGCAAGCTTTCGGCATGAGCGACTACAACGGCGACGACTCGGGCGAGCTGCCGCTCGCGGCGACCTACGTCATCGATCGGGATGGACAGATCCGCTGGGCGTTCCTCGACGCCGATTACCGGAACCGGGCCGAGCCGGCCGATGTGATCGCCGCGCTCGAGTCGCTCCCAGATGCGGCCGACGGCGGATAA
- the sdhB gene encoding succinate dehydrogenase iron-sulfur subunit gives MIATAQSTKNTTVRIRIKRSDGPGKPSYWQAFDVPREPGANIISCLQWIAAHPTTIEGKKTTPVVWDSGCLEEVCGSCTMLINGSVRQSCTALIENIAPNEGDEVTLEPMSKFPVIRDLWVDRERMFKALQRVKAWVPIDGTYDLGSGPKESPDKQNTRYKLSTCMSCGCCLEACPQYNLEEDPEEWPTSFIGAAAISQARLFNEHETGKQLKADRLEALMGPGGVSDCGNAQNCVKVCPKEIPLTESIGAMGRAVTMHAITSWFRK, from the coding sequence ATGATCGCCACAGCGCAGAGCACCAAGAACACCACCGTGCGGATCCGCATCAAGCGGAGCGACGGACCCGGCAAGCCGTCCTATTGGCAGGCCTTCGATGTGCCCCGTGAGCCGGGCGCCAACATCATCTCGTGCCTGCAGTGGATCGCCGCCCACCCGACGACCATCGAGGGCAAGAAGACCACGCCGGTCGTATGGGACTCGGGCTGCCTCGAGGAAGTGTGCGGCTCGTGCACGATGCTCATCAACGGCAGCGTCCGCCAGAGCTGCACGGCCCTGATCGAGAACATCGCGCCGAACGAGGGCGATGAGGTCACGCTCGAGCCGATGAGCAAGTTCCCGGTGATTCGTGATCTCTGGGTCGATCGCGAGCGAATGTTCAAGGCGCTCCAGCGTGTCAAGGCGTGGGTCCCCATCGATGGCACGTACGATCTTGGCTCGGGTCCCAAGGAGAGCCCGGACAAGCAGAACACGCGCTACAAGCTCTCGACGTGCATGTCCTGCGGCTGTTGCCTGGAGGCCTGCCCGCAGTACAACCTCGAAGAAGATCCCGAGGAGTGGCCCACGAGCTTCATTGGGGCCGCCGCGATCAGCCAGGCACGCCTGTTCAACGAGCACGAGACCGGCAAGCAGCTCAAGGCCGATCGGCTCGAGGCCCTCATGGGACCGGGCGGCGTGTCGGACTGCGGCAACGCCCAGAACTGCGTGAAGGTGTGCCCGAAGGAGATTCCGCTGACCGAGTCGATCGGCGCGATGGGCCGTGCTGTGACGATGCACGCCATTACCTCGTGGTTCCGCAAGTAG
- a CDS encoding biotin--[acetyl-CoA-carboxylase] ligase: MKQESWDSLSMPIGRFDRVVVLDETPSTQGDARVLSDGRPGLVVIGKKQVAGRGRQGRTWDDGGGASLSTSLCVDATLPAAGMSLAVGLGVLEACEGLGATGLGLKWPNDVVERSDGIHGRKVAGVLIESSRPISVVGVGVNVYEREQGWSDGLENSAVSLEELGVKAGRPEVAAAMLESVSKWLDAPPAAIGDRWLGVGTLRHKRCVFRVDGRLVAGTVVDLDRQWRLVLQTDGGERVRIDAAHAHLEEPRAVGS; this comes from the coding sequence ATGAAGCAGGAGTCCTGGGATTCGCTCTCGATGCCCATCGGCCGCTTCGACCGCGTCGTCGTGCTGGACGAGACGCCCTCGACCCAGGGCGACGCGCGGGTGCTGTCCGATGGCCGGCCAGGCCTCGTGGTGATCGGCAAGAAGCAGGTCGCCGGCCGGGGCCGGCAGGGGCGCACGTGGGACGATGGCGGCGGCGCCTCGCTCTCGACGAGCCTATGCGTCGACGCGACGCTGCCCGCCGCGGGCATGTCCCTGGCGGTTGGCCTTGGGGTGCTCGAGGCGTGCGAGGGCTTGGGTGCGACCGGGCTCGGATTGAAGTGGCCCAACGACGTGGTCGAGCGCAGCGATGGAATTCACGGCCGGAAGGTCGCCGGCGTGCTCATCGAGTCATCACGGCCGATCTCGGTCGTCGGCGTCGGCGTCAACGTCTATGAGCGCGAGCAGGGCTGGAGTGATGGTCTCGAGAATTCCGCCGTCAGCCTGGAAGAGCTCGGCGTGAAGGCCGGGCGTCCGGAGGTTGCTGCGGCGATGCTGGAGTCGGTGTCGAAGTGGCTCGACGCGCCGCCGGCTGCGATCGGCGACCGATGGCTCGGCGTGGGCACGCTGCGGCACAAGCGCTGCGTATTCCGCGTCGATGGCCGGCTCGTCGCGGGCACGGTGGTCGACCTCGACCGCCAGTGGCGGCTCGTGCTGCAAACCGACGGGGGCGAGCGCGTCCGCATCGACGCGGCCCACGCGCACCTCGAAGAACCGAGGGCGGTGGGGAGTTAG